The following are encoded in a window of Diorhabda sublineata isolate icDioSubl1.1 chromosome 3, icDioSubl1.1, whole genome shotgun sequence genomic DNA:
- the LOC130440924 gene encoding coronin-6, whose product MSFRVVRSSKFRHVYGQALKREQCYDNIRVSKSSWDSTFCAVNPKFLAIIVESAGGGAFIVLPHNKVGRIAADHPLVGGHKGPVLDIAWCPHNDNVIASGSEDCVVKVWHIPDHGLHKTLTEPVVDLVYHQRRVGLVLWHPTALNVLLTAGSDNHVVIWNVGTGDALVEINCHPDIVYSACFNWNGSKLLTTCKDKKIRIINPRTGEVESEAIAHEGSKATRAIFLRHGLVFTTGFSKMSERQYSLRTPDCLEEPIVMVELDTSNGVMFPLYDPDTNLVYLCGKGDSVIRYFEITAEPPFVHYINTFQTPDPQRGIGMMPKRGCDVTSCEISRFYRLNNSGLCQVITMTVPRKSELFQEDLYPDTLGDQSAQTADEWINGQDVEPILISLKDGYKPPESKSSLSVTRRSNLLDKIPPKGAKGSSQSAPATDKTLQEFADEIRKLKAMIVKHENRIRALEAEVALKKTVTADDDDGPGGGDGLNAQPTPLASDEV is encoded by the exons ATGTCTTTCCGCGTTGTACGTAGCTCCAAGTTTCGGCACGTATATGGTCAAGCTCTAAAAAGGGAACAGTGTTACGATAATATTCGCGTATCAAAAAGTTCATGGGATTCAACTTTCTGTGCTGTGAACCCCAAATTTTTGGCTATTATTGTCGAAAGTGCTGGGGGAGGTGCTTTTATTGTCTTACCCCATAACAAGGTag GACGCATTGCAGCTGATCATCCTCTTGTAGGTGGTCATAAAGGGCCTGTATTAGATATAGCTTGGTGCCCACATAATGATAATGTTATAGCCAGTGGTTCAGAAGATTGTGTGGTTAAAGTATGGCACATACCAGATCATGGTCTCCATAAAACTTTAACGGAACCTGTAGTTGATCTGGTTTATCATCAACGAAGAGTAGGACTTGTTTTGTGGCATCCTACGGCACTAAATGTACTTCTCACTGCCGGAAGTGATAACCACGTAGTTATATGGAATGTTG gaaCTGGTGATGCCTTAGTAGAAATAAATTGCCATCCTGATATTGTTTACAGTGCTTGTTTCAATTGGAACGGTTCTAAGTTATTAACAACATGCAAGGACAAAAAAATCAGAATAATCAATCCACGAACAGGAGAAGTAGAATCTGAAGCTATTGCACATGAAG gTTCAAAGGCTACAAGAGCAATCTTTTTAAGACATGGCCTAGTATTTACTACGGGTTTTTCAAAAATGTCTGAGAGACAGTACAGTCTGCGTACACCAGATTGTTTGGAAGAACCAATTGTAATGGTAGAATTGGATACCTCAAATGGTGTAATGTTTCCACTGTATGATCCAGATACAAACCTAGTATACCTCTGTGGTAAAGGTGACTCTGTAATCAG atattttgaaatcacTGCAGAACCACCTTTTGTACACTACATTAATACCTTCCAAACACCAGATCCTCAGAGAGGAATTGGGATGATGCCAAAGAGAGGATGTGATGTAACATCCTGTGAGATTTCACGCTTCTATAGACTTAACAATTCAGGACTTTGTCAA GTAATTACCATGACAGTGCCTAGAAAATCTGAGCTCTTCCAAGAAGACTTATACCCTGATACATTAGGTGACCAATCAGCGCAAACTGCTGATGAATGGATAAATGGTCAAGATGTAGAGCCTATTTTAATATCTTTGAAGGATGGCTATAAACCACCAGAATCAAAGTCTTCATTATCTGTAACAAGAAGAAGTaatttattagataaaattCCACCAAAGGGCGCAAAAGGAAGTAGTCAGAGTGCACCAGCTACT gATAAAACGTTACAAGAATTTGCTGacgaaataagaaaattgaaggCTATGATAGTAAAACATGAAAACCGAATCCGAGCTCTCGAAGCAGAAGTGGCATTGAAGAAAACTGTTACTGCTGACGATGATGACGGTCCAGGAGGTGGTGATGGATTAAATGCACAACCTACACCGTTGGCTTCTGATGAGGTGTAA